A region of the Cannabis sativa cultivar Pink pepper isolate KNU-18-1 chromosome 3, ASM2916894v1, whole genome shotgun sequence genome:
ATACTTAAGTGCTTAATGGCACATAGTAAATGTACTGAAATCTCAAGTGATTGGAGAGTGAAAGacatattttcattaaaatgtTACCTTTGAATATCCATATTTCAGCCAGACTtataatcaataaaaataacaatcaaTTATTAAAGCATTAGCATTTAGCATTGGGCAGACCAGTTGGATTCATAATATGCATATGCATTTGAGCCCACATACCAAATTATATTCCAGCCACAATTTATAAACCTATTATACCAATCAATTAGCACAGGGCactgttacgaaaattattaattactacgcaagtgtacgcaatcaagtagtatactcacgcaagtgagttCGAACCAcaggaaattggattaattactactaaactatacttataattctatttggcaaatcaaaagtatttatgattgaaaaaagaagaaagaaattcaagaaacttaaagaaacaagtgaatattaatcaagatgagagaatagggagacgaatcctgttgttaagttaccaatgttaatgtctaattgctatccttctcttgaagtgaatgacagattataaattaacctagctcttttcagatcttctaggttctaaatctcatgctctctaattaatctcttaattaaactaacatgaaatcagcattaaacAATAATCTAAATATCACAAAGGCTacgtaaatactttcgtttcacatcaaaacctagactatccaattttagcattctcaattctcacttttcagatttcgaattgagatcataaaacatgtaaaaggtgatcaatcttgcacatggaaattaaacacaaatatgaatagtgttcacaatcaagatggaggaatgtcaattattcattaactaggaaaaacttaaacaacattcatcattctccctaaataggagtttagttcaaaacatccataatcaaatccataattaacattgaaacagaaaatagcatagaaaaattaaagagaagagaaagaactagttgaagaaATTGattcgggtcgccacaagccgctcttctagcctcctcctttgattctagggctccaaatctgaataatccctaattttcacgaactctctctatttaaaccaaatctcatctttaaaattcgtgaaattacgaaactgcccaaaattCCCGTCTCTGGGTCCCCGTCGTGACTGGcaatgcccccgtcgcgacggggttaagcTGCGATTTCTTGAAAATCTTTCTGCCAGTTCCCTTCGCGACTGGCatgttccccgtcgcgactggaacaggcagcgacacaatttttggtttttcttctcgattcttccaccacttgtcctcaattcttatacatactttctttaaacacccggggacctgaaacaaaagaatcaagcgtaaaatagccctaaaactagaaacaaagagtgaaaactaaccaaaaatacaacccgaaacttagactaattttagcctaacaggCACACACACCAGTAGACTTGAAATGCCATCAATTGAATTCTTTTCCTATACCAAATTTTTATGCTATTTGCAAAATTATTAAGTATGGTGTTAACATATTGGATTAGCActgaaatatgatattttttaaaattttgaaatttatgtTTTATACTGTTTTGTGGTTTGGTGACTGCACTTAGTCATGTATCCTTTTATAAGAATCAAGTCAAACGTAGttctaattttaatatattttgtcGTTTTGAGGTAAATGATCTCATTTAGCATTTTAATATAAGGAGAACCTTACTTGAGATTTTTTAGGTAAAAGACCTCCTTTGAGAATgttgaggtgaatgacctcaCTTTGAATTATATTTGATGAAGGGACATTTCCTATGACTTCAAATGATTTGATTTAAGTATAGTAAGAAATGAGAGAAAGACTTTGTTAgtaatggatttcaatcttggactttgttttttggttgtgtgTTTTGTTCTTGACATTATTTTAGTTTTGAGTTTAAATGGATGGAGGTTGATCaaatgaaattattttaaattgaaaagaTGAAATGTTTTAGGCTGAGTGTTTGTTTGGCAaaatgaaaattgatgattGGAGTTGTAGTGTAAGTAACCCCATTCCAATGATAATAAGATAATCATGAATATTAATACAAATCAATATCCTATGCTCTATTTATTGGTCAACACAGTCGCATTGCAGTGACACACAAATCAATTCAACCATGAAAAAATTACTATTAGGAATCCTATATTagtgtaaaattaattaattaaactaaagGGGCACATGATGACAGTTGTTTTGCTTGCATTACTATACTCTTTTACTAGTTCTACTACACTAGATTCCATAATACAACCCAAGTttacttttaattaataaaaccaACCCACTTACcaacttaattaataatatataaaagagAAAACGGTGgaccatttaatttaattatcaatAGCTTTATGGAatggagagtgagagagagcttacttattaaataaatataatcagattaaacaactgaaaaaaaattaatgaacaaACAAATTATTATAATCAAACCAACTGCATCCAATACTATTCATTCTTTGCTGCTAAAAAAAGCTTGATTCGATTTTTGTTGCCCACTATGGCTGCTGAATTGGTTGTTGGTGCTTTGGTCTCTTCTTCACTTGAGTTCTTGTTTGAGAAATTGGTGTCTGAGCAAATATCCCAGCTGTTTCAGGGAAAGAATAAGCCCATTCTGAAGCTGCTGGACAAGTTGAACACTAAGCTCTTATCAGCTAATGCACTCTTCAATGATGCTGAGGAGAAGCAACTTCGAGATGACAATGTCAACAAGTGGCTTTTCAAGCTTCAAGATGTCATCTATCAAGCCAATGACTTGGTGGACATGATGGACTATGAAGCTCTCCGATCCAAGATTAAACGTGATCAACTTGGCAGTCGCGCAACCAAGGTGTTTCACCAACTGAGATCCATGCCACCCTTTGTGTTTAACTTTCAAAAAGCTGTACAGAGTGATGCCACTGAGATCCTTGTTAAACTAGATGATCTTCTTGCTCAAAAGGATGCTCTTGGCTTGAGAGAATGTCTCCAAAACAATTCTACTCAAAGGCCACCTGCTCCTTTAGTCGAAGAATCAGATGTTTATGGGAGGCATGCTGAAAAGGAAACCATTGTGGATCTGTTGCTCAAAGATGATATGGTTGAAGGAGGAAATGCCATTTCTGTCATCCCAATTGTCGGGATGGGTGGTGTTGGCAAAACCACACTTGCTCAGCTTGTTTACAACGATGATCGAGTTAGAAAACATTTTGAGCTAAGAGCATGGATTACTGTGTCAGATGAGTTTGATATTTCAAAAATTACAAGAGAGATCTTTGAGGGGGTCACTTTCAAAAAGTGTGATATTGAGAACCCAGACGAAATTCGAAGAAAATTGAAGGAAGTATTGAAGGGGAAGAAGTTTATGTTTGTTCATGATGATGTTTGGAATGAGTCCTATTCTTTGTGGGACACTTTAAAGAGCTGCTTCAATTCTGGAGCAAATGGAAGTAAAATTGTTGTGACTACCCGAAGCGAAAATGTCGCCTCTACTATGACCACTGGGAATATTCATCATCTCCGAATTTTGTCAAATGAAGATTGTTGGCAATTGTTTGTCAAACATGCTTTCGGAAACAATGCTAACCTTCACTTTTACAAAGATTTGGAGGTATTGGGTAGATCAATAGTAGACAAGTGCAAAGGCCTCCCATTAGCAATAAAATCTCTTGGTGGATTATTGCGATCTGAACGAAATTCCAGAAAGTGGGAGGACATACTTAATAGTGACACATGGGAGGAGTTGTATAAGAAAGAGGGCTCCATTCTTCCAGCTTTATGGTTGAGCTACCGTCACTTACCTACACGTCTCAAGCAATGTTTTGCTTATTGTTCCATATTTCCTAAAGATTATGAATTTGGGAGAAAAGAATTGATTTTTTTGTGGATGGCTCAAGGTTTTCTGCCGCTTGATAAAAAAAGCAAAAATATGGAGGAACATGGGGAGGAATACCTTGATGATCTTTTATCAAGGTCTTTGTTTCAACattcaaataaagaaaaatcaTTGCTCCAAATCCATGACTTGGTACATGATTTAGCTATACTCGTATCAAATGATTTTTGTTTTAGATTGGATTTGAGTTATGATTTACTTGAACTTTCAACAAAGACACGTCACTTATCATATATGAAGGACAAATACGACAAGGACAAAGAAGTTAAGGGATTGCATGAAGTGAAGAGCTTGCGTACCTTTCTAGCACTGCCATTCAAATCAAACAGGTATTACTGGATGATAAAGTATGATATGTTGCTTACACGTGGAAGTTGTTTAAGAGTTCTTTCTTTTAGTGAATGTCGACCTATGAAGAAGCTGCCTCATTCAATTGGCAATCTAAAGcatttgaggtacctggacttGTCTCACACTGGAATTCAAGAATTACCTGATTCTATTTGTAATTTGTACAATTTACAAACTTTATTGTTATTTGGGTGTGAACGGCTTCATGAATTGCCAAAGAAGATGGGAAGGTTAATCAACTTGCGATATCTAGATATTGAGGGTGTACCCCTGAAAGAGCTTCCCCAAGAACTCAATACTATAAAACACTTGTATTTCTTATCTGATGTGATTTTGAGTAGTGATAGAAATAGCACTGGAGGATTGAAAATGAAAAAGGTAGGAGAACTTGAGAATTTACATAGCATATCCGGGTTGGAAAATATCAAGGATGCAGGAGAAGCTTCGGAGGCTAATTTGAAGGATAAGAAGTCTCTTTCGAAGCTGATTTTGAGGTGGAAACATAAACGTAATGGTGGTGTGGCTGCTAATTCACAAAAAGAAAACGATATACTTGATGCACTTCGACCACATACAAACTTGCAACATCTTAGTATTGAATTTTACAGAGGTACAATATTGTCATACTGGATTGGGGACTCTGcattttttaagttagtatcAATCAGGTTTGACAACTGTAATAATTGTTGTATCTTACCCCCACTTGGGCAGCTTCCATTTTTGAAAGATCTCCTAATTAGAGGATGTGATGGTGTCATCTCAATAGGTGATGAAACACCTCATGACAGCGGTATTCTTCTTTTCAGATGTCTAGAAGAGTTACGTATTTCAGATATGTTGGAGTGGAAAGATTGGTCATTTAGTAGTGAAGCTAGGCAACAAGGTCAAATATTTCCACTTCTGAAAAATCTTAGTCTGTATAGATGTCCAAAGCTTAATGTTGGGTTACCGTGTTGTTATCTTCCATCCTTAGAATCTGTAGAAATCGTTAAATGTGAACGAATGGTGGGTTTGGTGCCTAGAACAGGAAGTACTCAACAGACAGTCGAAGGCACAGCTCCCTCTCTTGTCGAGATAAGTATACATTTCTGTCCAGTGTTGGAATCGCTTCTAGACTGGGGATCACACTCCAAAGTAAAGAGTCTTACATTACCCAACTCCAAAAAGCTTATTGAGAACCATAAGCAATGGGATCTACAGAGACTCTCgtgtttgaaatttttaaatatcaGTGGTTGGGAAGATGATACTTTTCCCGATGACAAAGGGATCCTTCCAACCACTCTGACTACACTTATGATTTTTGATTGTAGTAAACTTGAAAGCTTAAACAGCAACGCCTTTCAAGAACTCACGTCCCTCACTTATTTGTATATTCGTAATTGTGAAGGGTTGCGGTGCTTGCCAGAAGAAGGGCTGCCTACATCTCTTACTCGTTTAAGTATCAATGAATGTCCTTTGTTAAAGCAACGGTGTGAGAAAGAGAAAGGAGAAGATTGGCCTAAGATTCAACACATCAAACAAGTGGAAGTTGATTGGAAatgtattaattaaattttgtgcATGCTCTACCAAATGCTATTAATTCAATGTatcataattcaaaaatcaaactaCTTCGTTTTAGTATtccctacttttttttttttttttggtaatattTGGGATTAAGAAAATGAAAGATCTCAGATTGATGAAGGGACATTAGATTTGTTgtcatttcatttcattcttTTCTACAACTTCAAATACTTCATTAGTTAGTTTATGAATTCACAGCAGCTCAAATGACTTTTAGTCAGTAAAAGAAATTTTGTTAAAATGTTGATGATCAAACTCCAAGAAATGTTCTGTAATGGCATCATAAAATTTGAATAATACTGAGAAGGTAAAATGTCACAATATACAAAGAAAGGCCCCAAATGAACAAATTACTCATCTAGTTAAGTACTGCTATATCATGTGTTGTTAAACTTTGTAAGCTTGGCAAAATAACTTGGAGAGACTACTCAAAATGTGAAATGATATAAGTCAATGTGTCAAAAagtaagaaaaagaaagaagattATTTAAACACTCTTGTCTTTTTAGATATGACAATTCCCACCCATTGGaaatacaatacaaaataaaataaaacattttgCTTTGTGAAAGAAGGTgcaagagagagaaaggagaaGATTGGCCTAAGATTCAACACACCAAACATGTGGAATTTAACTGGATAGGTAATTAAGATTACATTTATTATGTTTATTGTGTTTGTtcgtttaatttattattagaaattgagttttatttatttatcatcaATGATGGATGATCAATCCAATCATGAAATTCACATTCAAATTGTCTTTATAACTCATTActgagttttatttaatgtgttTGCTTCGGGTGCTGAGTTTTCAGATAGTGAAAAAAGTGGTAAGCTTATAGAGTTTGAGGGTAGGGTTTTAGTAGTATTCTCATTTAGAAAACATGACACTTTCTTCTGCCATATGTCTGTGCAGGCTCCCCATTTAATTATTCACCAGAAAAATGGACTCTTAAGATTGGCCTAAGATTCAAAACATCACAAAAGTAAGATTGGATGATGATGAATGAACATATCAACTAAATGCTGTGTCTGCATCTGCATtgatctctctctttctcattaCAGTtgcttcttttatttattattattaaggtaGTAGAGTACAGTACTCAGTACTCATGTCATTGTCATCAAGAGTTGTTGAATTATGCAATTAAATTCAGATTTTGTTGGAAAACCACTGcaatatgaatatgaatatgaaaACTTAGAGTTGAAATAAAGTACAACTGTTATATTTGTATCATGATGAAAGGCAGTGCTTAGCAGACACTGTGTGAGTCTGAACAACAAAATCTCTGGTTCGAAAGCCTTATCTTATTTACTTACTACCAATTAAGatcacgagcaagaagaagatcACTGTTCATATCTTCATAAGCAATGAGAGGACCGTGGTCGTGGTCGAACATTCCAAATGTGACGTTGCTGGGGTAGTCATGGCTGAATAAGTAGGTATATAGGGTGAGTGTATGAGTAGTATTGGGGAATTAAATGTGTAATGAGGCTGCTTGTTTCAGTTACTAATTATCCCATTTTGCAGTTGTCAAAGACAAGACAATTTTGTGTTGAGTATTGAATAAACAAGGATTAAGTACAGAAATACACACATAAAAGATTCTGCATTTGTACCATCCATGAGATGAATAAATTTTAATGGTGTAAAATTGTTACATTGTGCATTTTGtgtatattaaatggaaaattggTAAGAGGTATATTGATTTAATATCGAATCccatatattttcatttaaaaactATTACAATTAGAGGTATATTAATTGGGTGTATTTTACTCCCACTTGGGCAGCTACCGTTTCTCAAAGATCTTACAATCAGAGGATGTGATAGTGTGGTCTCAATAGGTGATGAGATTCTTGGTTACAAAGGTCCTCTATTCAGATGTCTAgaaatgttatatattttagATATGTGGGAATTGAAAGATTGGTCATTTAATAGTGAAGCTATTTTTGAAGATGGTCAAATATTATTCTCTCTTCTTAAATCACTTCATCTGAAGAATTGTCCGAATTCCTACAAGAGCTAATGATAAACTAAAAGTTGTTAGTCCTTTCTAAAAGTGCTCATTTAAAAGTTGTTGCATAGTATTTGAAGTACATCTATAttatggtatattttctctatgATGAGTGGTTTACAGTGCTCCAATAAGATTCATATAGTCAGTTGAACACAAAACTGTTTCATTTCATACTCGTCCAACtaacaattttttgaaaattagtgAAGTAACTATTGATTATGTATTTatgaatatttatttgaaaataactagaatttcttttttttttactagaaCATCAGTTCAATTAAGACACagatttatatatctttttAACTAAACTATATTTTatgaattgaaaaattaaaaaaaaaaatgtataattatgtatttaattttCGTGCTTTCATGTTATGTCTGGTTAAGCTCATAATTTTCGTATCGTGCTGAGTTTGTGTTGCCCAAAATCAAGGCCCAAAACTGCACAGGTTGTATTCCATTCCATAATACAACCAACCAACCCACTTACCCACTTACCcacttaattaataaacttcatacaaacaaagaagaaaaagaaagagaaaatcagTGAGAGTAGTTTTGAAATATGGCACGTCCAATGGTCAAATATCACTACTCTAGTACCATtttcattcctattcctatttctCGATGGAAAAACACTCAAGCTAGCCTTGTGTATTATATAAAAACATTAATTTTGATTTCTGTACAATTACAAATCATATCCAATCAAATgctttctctttttttaaatttcctaGTAATttctgaatctttaattccttcaaatgattcTTTTCATGTTTCCAATGCTTTTTTCCTAGgcgtgcttttttttttcttttgaaatagATTAATGACTAATGatgattattataatattattatgccCACTATCAATTCTTTAATATATAATGAACGACTAACACTTTTATATAACCCCAAAAGTTAGTTTGGAGACAAATGGTACACCATTATTGATCAAACAACTCCAAAAATTAACAAAGCAGGAGCTATTGATTTGTGTACACATACAGATATATAATAATGGGCATTCCATtccattattatttatttccaCTCAAATTTCAAGGAAAGAGGATGTACAGTATACAACTCTTATATTCTTCTCTATctgcttctttctttcttttgccTTATTCATCATTCTTCATTCCCTACTTGCTTTGCTATTCAATATGGCTGTTGAATTGGTTGCTGGTGCTTTGCTCTCAGCCTCACTTCAAGTTCTGTTTGAGAGATTGTCTTCTCAAGACATACCCCAGCTGTTCCAAGGAAAGCAATCCATTCTGAAGCTGCTGGACAAGCTCAACACTAGGATGTTATCAGCTAACAAACTGCTCAATGATGCTGAGGACAAGCAACTTCGAGATGACAATGTCAAGAAGTGGCTTTTCAAGCTTCAAGATGTCGTCTATCAAGCCGACGACTTGGTGGACATGATGGACTATGAAGCTCTGCGATCCAAGCTTACAAGCCGCACGACCGAGGTATTTCACCAACTGAAATCCATGCCACCTTTTGTATTCAACATTAAAAAAACTGTACGGACTGGTGCCACTGAGATCCTTGTTCAACTAGATGATCTTCTTGCTCAAAAGGATGCTCTTGGCTTGAGAGAAGGCCTTCAAAACACTTCTTCTGTATGCCCTCCTGCTCCTTTACTCGAACAATCTGATGTTTATGGAAGGCATGCTGAGAAAGAAGCCATTGTTGATCTGTTGCTAAGAAGTGATGATGTTGATGGTGGTACTAACGTTTCAGTCATCCCGATTGTCGGGATGGGTGGTGTTGGAAAGACCACTCTTGCTCAACTTGTTTATGATGATGTTCGAGTTAAAAATCATTTTGAGCTAAGAGTGTGGGTTACGGTGTCAGATCAGTTTGATATTTCAAAGATAACAAGAGAGATCTTGGAGGGAGTCACTTCTAGCAAATGTGGAATCGAGAATCCAGATGAAATTCGAAGAACACTGAAGGAAGCGTTGGTGGGGAAGAAGTTTATGTTTGTTCATGACGATGTTTGGAATGAGTCTTATACTTCCTGGGACTCTTTGAAGAGCTGTTTCGATTTTGGAGCAAATGGAAGTAAAATTATTGTTACTACTCGGAGTGAAGTTGTCGCCTCTACTATGGCCACTGCGAAAATTCATCAACTCAACATTTTGTCAGATGAAGATGGTTGGCAGTTATTTGTCAAACATGCCTTTGGACCCAACGATGACCTCGGTAATAAGTACAAAGATTTGGAGGAATTGGGTAGACAAATAGTAGGCAAGTGCAAAGGTCTTCCGCTAGCAATAAAATCTGTTGGTGGATTATTGCGCTCTGAACGAAATGCCAAGAAATGGAAGGACATAATCAATAGTGACACATGGGAGGAGCTGTACAAGAAGGAGGGTTCCATTCTTCCAGCTTTATGGTTGAGTTACCGTCACTTGCCGGGACATCTGAAGCGTTGTTTTGCATATTGTGCTATATTCCCTAAAGGTTATGAATTTGGAAGAAAAGAACTGATTTTGCTGTGGATGGCTGAAGGCTTTTTGCAATGTGGTGAGAAAAGCAAAAAGTTGGAGGAGCAAGGGGAAGAATGCCTTGAAGATCTTTTATCGAGGTCATTGTTTCAACATTCAAAGAACACGAAAAAATCATTCCTCCAAATGCATGACCTGGTACATGATTTAGCAATGTTTGTATCTAATGACTTTTGCTTTAGGTGGGATTGGAGATATGACTTAATCAAACTTTCAACAAAAACTCGTCATTTGTCATATTTGATGCGGAAATACGTCGTGGGCTTGCATAAAGCCAAGAACTTGCGTACCTTTCTAGAATTGTCAACCAACCCAATGTTTCCCTATGACAAGACGTACATCAAGTTTGATATGTTGCTTAGAAGAGGAAGTTGTCTAAGAGTACTTTCTTTAATTAGATGTTCTATGAAGAAGCTACCTCATTCAATTGGCAATCTAAAGCATCTAAGGTATTTAGATTTATCTCTCTGTTGTATTAAGGAATTACCTGGTTCAGTTTGTGATTTGTACAATTTACagactttattattaattgggTGTAAAGAGCTTCGTCAGTTACCAAATAAGATGGGAAGGTTAATCAACTTGCGATATCTAGATATTACGGATGTACCTCTAGAAGAGCTTCCCCGTGAACTTAGTACTATAAAACACTTGTATTTCTTATCTGATGTGATTTTGAGTAGTGGAGGATTTAATATGAAAAACGTAGGAGAGCTTCAGAACTTACGTAGTATTTCTGGGTTGGAAAATATCAAGGATGCAAGAGAAGCTTCAGAAGCGAATATGAAGGATAAGAAGTGCCTTTCGAAACTGACTTTGAGGTGGGATGTTTCCAGTGTAACTAATAATTCACAGAAAGGAAAAGAAGAGGATATACTTGATGCACTTCGTCCACATACAAGCTTGGAGCATCTTGTGATTCAAAGTTACAGAGGTAGAACATTGTCGAAGTGGATTGGAGACTCTGCATTTTGTAAGTTAGTATCAATCCAGCTTATGGGTTGTGTTGGTTGTTGCATTTTACCCACTCTTGGGCAGCTACCACTTCTCAAAGATCTCTCAATCGGATGCTGTAGTAGTGTGATCTCAATAGGTGATGATGATGACAATTACAAAGGCCCTCTATTCAAATGTCTACAAGTGTTGAGGATTTCAGAGATGTATGGGATGATAGATTGGTCATTTAGTAGTGAAGCTAATTTCCCTCTTCTTAAAACACTCAAACTGAGTTGGTGTCCAAAGCTTAAAGTTGGGTTACCGGGTTGTTATCTTCCATCCTTGGAATCTGTGGAAATCAGCAACTGTGAACAAATGACGGGTTTGGTCCCGAGGAGGACAGAAACTCAACAGACGGTTACAAGCACAGCTCCCTCTCTTGCCTCCATATATATAGAGAAATGCCCAGTGTTGGTATCGCTTCTAGAGTGTGGATCCAAAGAATGGGAAAGACTCCTTCCTACCACTCTGAAAGAACTTCACATTAAGGATTCTAGTATGCTTAAAAGCCTAAACGGCAAGGCCTTTCAACAACTCACATCTCTTGCTAAATTATCTATTGAACTGTGTCATAGTCTGAGGTGCTTGCCATCTGAAGGGCTGCCTACTTCTCTtacttatctatatatatacggAGCCCATTTGTTAGAACAAAGGTGTAAGAGAGGAGGAGAAGATTGGCCTAAGATTCCAAAGGGCTCAACAGTGCGGTTGGACAATACATGGTACGTTCACATTTTCTTAGGtttgtttttatattatttgatcAGTTTAATGTAAAACAAACTAATATCTTTAATTTGTTTTGCTGTTTTACA
Encoded here:
- the LOC115709448 gene encoding putative disease resistance RPP13-like protein 1, with protein sequence MAVELVAGALLSASLQVLFERLSSQDIPQLFQGKQSILKLLDKLNTRMLSANKLLNDAEDKQLRDDNVKKWLFKLQDVVYQADDLVDMMDYEALRSKLTSRTTEVFHQLKSMPPFVFNIKKTVRTGATEILVQLDDLLAQKDALGLREGLQNTSSVCPPAPLLEQSDVYGRHAEKEAIVDLLLRSDDVDGGTNVSVIPIVGMGGVGKTTLAQLVYDDVRVKNHFELRVWVTVSDQFDISKITREILEGVTSSKCGIENPDEIRRTLKEALVGKKFMFVHDDVWNESYTSWDSLKSCFDFGANGSKIIVTTRSEVVASTMATAKIHQLNILSDEDGWQLFVKHAFGPNDDLGNKYKDLEELGRQIVGKCKGLPLAIKSVGGLLRSERNAKKWKDIINSDTWEELYKKEGSILPALWLSYRHLPGHLKRCFAYCAIFPKGYEFGRKELILLWMAEGFLQCGEKSKKLEEQGEECLEDLLSRSLFQHSKNTKKSFLQMHDLVHDLAMFVSNDFCFRWDWRYDLIKLSTKTRHLSYLMRKYVVGLHKAKNLRTFLELSTNPMFPYDKTYIKFDMLLRRGSCLRVLSLIRCSMKKLPHSIGNLKHLRYLDLSLCCIKELPGSVCDLYNLQTLLLIGCKELRQLPNKMGRLINLRYLDITDVPLEELPRELSTIKHLYFLSDVILSSGGFNMKNVGELQNLRSISGLENIKDAREASEANMKDKKCLSKLTLRWDVSSVTNNSQKGKEEDILDALRPHTSLEHLVIQSYRGRTLSKWIGDSAFCKLVSIQLMGCVGCCILPTLGQLPLLKDLSIGCCSSVISIGDDDDNYKGPLFKCLQVLRISEMYGMIDWSFSSEANFPLLKTLKLSWCPKLKVGLPGCYLPSLESVEISNCEQMTGLVPRRTETQQTVTSTAPSLASIYIEKCPVLVSLLECGSKEWERLLPTTLKELHIKDSSMLKSLNGKAFQQLTSLAKLSIELCHSLRCLPSEGLPTSLTYLYIYGAHLLEQRCKRGGEDWPKIPKGSTVRLDNTWTTR
- the LOC133036306 gene encoding putative disease resistance RPP13-like protein 1; the protein is MAAELVVGALVSSSLEFLFEKLVSEQISQLFQGKNKPILKLLDKLNTKLLSANALFNDAEEKQLRDDNVNKWLFKLQDVIYQANDLVDMMDYEALRSKIKRDQLGSRATKVFHQLRSMPPFVFNFQKAVQSDATEILVKLDDLLAQKDALGLRECLQNNSTQRPPAPLVEESDVYGRHAEKETIVDLLLKDDMVEGGNAISVIPIVGMGGVGKTTLAQLVYNDDRVRKHFELRAWITVSDEFDISKITREIFEGVTFKKCDIENPDEIRRKLKEVLKGKKFMFVHDDVWNESYSLWDTLKSCFNSGANGSKIVVTTRSENVASTMTTGNIHHLRILSNEDCWQLFVKHAFGNNANLHFYKDLEVLGRSIVDKCKGLPLAIKSLGGLLRSERNSRKWEDILNSDTWEELYKKEGSILPALWLSYRHLPTRLKQCFAYCSIFPKDYEFGRKELIFLWMAQGFLPLDKKSKNMEEHGEEYLDDLLSRSLFQHSNKEKSLLQIHDLVHDLAILVSNDFCFRLDLSYDLLELSTKTRHLSYMKDKYDKDKEVKGLHEVKSLRTFLALPFKSNRYYWMIKYDMLLTRGSCLRVLSFSECRPMKKLPHSIGNLKHLRYLDLSHTGIQELPDSICNLYNLQTLLLFGCERLHELPKKMGRLINLRYLDIEGVPLKELPQELNTIKHLYFLSDVILSSDRNSTGGLKMKKVGELENLHSISGLENIKDAGEASEANLKDKKSLSKLILRWKHKRNGGVAANSQKENDILDALRPHTNLQHLSIEFYRGTILSYWIGDSAFFKLVSIRFDNCNNCCILPPLGQLPFLKDLLIRGCDGVISIGDETPHDSGILLFRCLEELRISDMLEWKDWSFSSEARQQGQIFPLLKNLSLYRCPKLNVGLPCCYLPSLESVEIVKCERMVGLVPRTGSTQQTVEGTAPSLVEISIHFCPVLESLLDWGSHSKVKSLTLPNSKKLIENHKQWDLQRLSCLKFLNISGWEDDTFPDDKGILPTTLTTLMIFDCSKLESLNSNAFQELTSLTYLYIRNCEGLRCLPEEGLPTSLTRLSINECPLLKQRCEKEKGEDWPKIQHIKQVEVDWKCIN